The bacterium genome segment GGAGATAGGCGCGTTGGCGCAAGATTTGAAAAAACATTGGAAGACGATTAGCGGTTCAGCACGAACGGCGAAGCGCGATATCGTGAAAAGCGCGGGAAGAGTGGCGAAGAAGGCGGGCATAATATAAATATATGAGAGGATCTAGTTACTTTTCTATAGTCGCCGGAGTTGGCGTGTTAGTTTTGTTTGGTTTAGCGGGGCCAGTCGTCGTACTTGCGGCATCATCACCATCCCTGGGAACGGCCGGTACGTTTGGCATTCTTTCCAGTACCTACACCAATACGGCAGGAGGAACCACCATTACCGGAGATCTTGGCTATACTACCGGACCAGCGGTAGCACCCACCGTGAGTGGCACAACGCACACGGCGGATAGTACTTATAATCAAGCAGGGTTAGATCAAAATGCCGCTTTGAGCAATCTCAATAGTCAAGCATGTACTTCTCTCGGTAGCGGTGCGGTTGCCCTAAACACAGTAGATATCGGAAGTGGCGCCGGAATATTTACTCCCGGTTGTTATTCCAGTGGTGGCGCAATGACTATAACTTTAAGCACAACCGTTACACTTAATGGTTCCGGAACATATATTTTCAGACCGGGTGGCGCGCTTACCACAGGAGCGAATTCGATAATTGCGTTAACGGGTGGAGCAACAGAATGTGATGTCTTTTGGACGCCAACCGGAGCCACCACGCTGGGTGCCAACTCTACTTTTAAGGGAACCGTCATTGACGCGGCAGGTATTACTATCGGTAGTACGGTAACTTGGGCAGGAAGGGCGCTGGCCTTTGGTGGAACGGTTTCCACCGCTTCAGACACAATTACAGTTCCGACATGCACCGCCACGGCAGGCATCCTACGGATTGTTAAGACAGTGATAAACGATAGTGGTCGCTCCGCAACCGCCGGTGATTTTAATTTGCATGTTAAACTTTCCGGTACTGATGTCGCGGGAAGTCCCACTGTTGGTACCGCTACACCCGGAACTTCATACTCAATTGCTGCTGGTGCGTACGTAGTTAGCGAAGACGCGGTAGATAATTATTCACTAACTTTCAGCGGTTCTTGCGATTCCAGCGGTAACGTAACGATCACGGCGGGTGACGATAAAACTTGTACGATCACGAATAATGACAATGCGGCCGTGG includes the following:
- a CDS encoding ice-binding family protein — its product is MRGSSYFSIVAGVGVLVLFGLAGPVVVLAASSPSLGTAGTFGILSSTYTNTAGGTTITGDLGYTTGPAVAPTVSGTTHTADSTYNQAGLDQNAALSNLNSQACTSLGSGAVALNTVDIGSGAGIFTPGCYSSGGAMTITLSTTVTLNGSGTYIFRPGGALTTGANSIIALTGGATECDVFWTPTGATTLGANSTFKGTVIDAAGITIGSTVTWAGRALAFGGTVSTASDTITVPTCTATAGILRIVKTVINDSGRSATAGDFNLHVKLSGTDVAGSPTVGTATPGTSYSIAAGAYVVSEDAVDNYSLTFSGSCDSSGNVTITAGDDKTCTITNNDNAAVVAGSTGTSSGSGTGTGSANNVNILSLPRGLPRGPCKEGVGNIRS